One genomic segment of Alkalimarinus alittae includes these proteins:
- a CDS encoding substrate-binding periplasmic protein: protein MQTRFFKTSITIRRQVQAFQVAIIFYCSLASGQSLSNQVTIASPISIPPYVFSGSDTGIQLDIVRESLISAGLTLKVIYASNNRGLDLLKTHYADGMINAPEGIPGLYYSEPLIEFLNGVVALKSRNLKLEQVSDLQPLRVVGFQNASNYFGRNFNTMSQTNKHYTEVVNQFAQINMLFQKRCDAIVIDQRIFNFYLKHYQEDGAGFNQDTLFYNILPPSPRYIAFHEQSLRDLFNKGLQQLKSSGRLQEIITSYLN, encoded by the coding sequence GTGCAGACAAGATTTTTCAAAACAAGCATCACTATTCGAAGACAGGTGCAGGCTTTTCAAGTAGCAATAATATTTTACTGCTCACTCGCCTCTGGACAATCGCTATCTAACCAAGTAACCATCGCCAGCCCTATATCTATTCCACCTTATGTCTTTTCAGGTTCAGATACCGGCATTCAACTCGATATCGTTAGGGAATCACTCATTAGCGCAGGTTTAACACTTAAAGTCATATATGCATCCAATAATCGAGGTCTTGATCTTTTAAAGACGCATTACGCTGATGGAATGATTAACGCCCCCGAGGGTATACCTGGTCTTTATTATTCTGAACCACTCATTGAATTTTTAAATGGTGTGGTGGCGCTCAAAAGCCGCAATCTCAAACTCGAACAGGTTTCAGACTTACAACCATTGCGTGTAGTGGGTTTTCAGAACGCCTCTAATTACTTTGGGCGTAACTTCAACACAATGAGCCAAACCAACAAACATTATACCGAGGTCGTTAATCAATTCGCTCAGATAAACATGCTTTTTCAAAAACGTTGCGACGCCATAGTGATCGATCAAAGAATATTCAATTTTTATCTTAAACACTACCAAGAGGATGGCGCTGGTTTTAATCAAGACACGCTGTTTTATAACATTTTACCGCCATCACCTCGATATATTGCTTTTCATGAGCAATCTCTAAGAGATCTTTTTAACAAAGGGCTACAGCAGCTGAAATCATCCGGTCGCCTTCAAGAAATCATCACTAGTTATTTAAATTAG
- a CDS encoding DUF962 domain-containing protein encodes MTKEFKTFADFYPFYLSEHSNQTCRRLHFVGSSLVISVLLYALISERFALLFLLPVIGYGFAWIGHFVFEKNRPATFQHPLYSLAGDWVMFKDMLVGKIKF; translated from the coding sequence GTGACTAAAGAATTCAAAACCTTTGCTGATTTTTATCCATTTTATCTAAGTGAGCACAGCAACCAAACGTGTCGAAGATTACACTTCGTGGGCTCTTCGTTGGTGATATCGGTATTGCTGTATGCGCTTATTTCCGAGCGCTTTGCTTTGTTGTTCTTGTTGCCGGTTATTGGTTACGGGTTTGCTTGGATAGGACATTTTGTGTTTGAAAAAAACAGACCTGCTACGTTTCAACACCCGCTATACAGTCTAGCGGGTGATTGGGTGATGTTTAAAGATATGCTGGTAGGAAAGATTAAGTTTTAG
- a CDS encoding YbgA family protein — MKIPIGISSCLLGEKVRYDGGHKNHSYISGTLSEYFEFKPFCPEMSIGMGVPRKPIRLVQVDQDIQCVGVTDDTINVTEQLTECADSQFDLQNALCGYIFKKDSPSCGMERVKVFTNGQPIRKGSGLFAKRTMENLPYLPIEEEGRLGDSRLRENFIQRVYVLHRWRQLLQDGLTLHKLIQFHSRHKLIIMSHHQQEYRDLGKLIATANKENLGQVADQYLLNLMTTLKTVATRKNHVNVLQHIQGYLKRTLDLDDKAELTEVIERYRLEELPLIVPITLLKHHFRKAPDEYINESYYMNPHPKELKLLNTL, encoded by the coding sequence ATGAAAATTCCTATTGGTATAAGCAGTTGTTTACTAGGCGAGAAGGTTCGCTACGATGGTGGCCATAAAAACCATTCATACATCAGCGGAACGTTAAGTGAATACTTCGAGTTCAAGCCTTTTTGCCCCGAAATGTCCATTGGTATGGGGGTCCCCAGAAAACCCATTCGATTAGTCCAGGTCGATCAGGATATTCAGTGCGTCGGCGTTACAGATGACACGATAAATGTAACAGAACAACTCACAGAGTGCGCCGACAGCCAATTTGACCTGCAAAATGCACTTTGTGGCTATATTTTCAAAAAAGACTCTCCTAGCTGTGGGATGGAGAGAGTAAAAGTCTTTACCAATGGACAACCTATACGAAAAGGCAGCGGCCTCTTCGCAAAACGAACCATGGAAAACTTACCTTATTTACCCATTGAAGAAGAAGGTCGATTGGGTGACTCGCGCCTGCGAGAAAACTTTATACAGCGAGTTTACGTTTTGCACCGATGGCGCCAACTTCTACAGGACGGTCTCACACTACACAAACTCATCCAATTTCATAGCCGTCATAAACTGATCATTATGAGTCATCACCAACAAGAGTACCGAGACTTGGGCAAACTCATAGCAACAGCGAACAAAGAAAACCTCGGCCAGGTAGCCGACCAATATCTTTTAAATTTAATGACCACACTCAAAACCGTTGCAACCAGAAAGAACCACGTTAATGTTCTACAACATATTCAAGGCTACCTGAAGCGTACGCTTGATTTAGATGATAAAGCCGAACTGACAGAAGTGATTGAACGGTACAGACTAGAAGAGCTACCCTTAATAGTGCCGATAACGCTACTAAAACACCATTTTAGAAAGGCGCCCGATGAGTATATTAACGAATCATATTATATGAATCCACACCCGAAGGAACTGAAGCTTCTCAATACGCTATAA
- a CDS encoding DMT family transporter — MPASNFEWVVVVMNASINGLISLYAAIFLLAGNGYFAKGISIDVLDITVYRSILAAVALFLFLSIKREKIRLVSPLHYPLSIGLGLLLGIHWVTFFYSMRISTVALGMTVLYTYPVITVFLEKLFFNKAIRLYDVVVAIAVLIGVGLMATAGDGLEGGNIEGVLFGLLSAFCFAARNVTQQRYMRGYPAYLTIFYQVIVVGVVFLPFVDVSAAELLEEPSGDALKLLLLGVFFTALPHSLLANSLRTISAKSVALIGCLQPVIGTAIAFILIRDQPTAQVVVGAIIVLLGAVSETIRPQRVA, encoded by the coding sequence ATGCCCGCCTCAAATTTTGAATGGGTAGTGGTCGTAATGAATGCTTCTATTAATGGTCTTATTTCTTTGTATGCAGCTATATTTTTGCTGGCCGGCAATGGCTATTTTGCTAAAGGTATTTCAATTGATGTGCTAGATATAACGGTCTATCGCTCAATATTAGCCGCTGTGGCGCTATTTTTATTTCTATCTATTAAGCGTGAAAAAATAAGACTTGTTTCTCCGCTGCATTATCCACTTTCCATTGGGTTGGGGCTGTTATTAGGCATTCATTGGGTGACGTTCTTTTATTCAATGCGAATATCAACTGTCGCGTTAGGCATGACTGTACTGTACACCTATCCGGTTATTACTGTGTTTCTTGAAAAGTTATTTTTTAATAAGGCTATTCGCTTATATGATGTTGTCGTCGCTATTGCAGTGCTAATCGGTGTCGGGTTAATGGCAACGGCGGGGGATGGTCTTGAAGGCGGTAATATTGAGGGGGTGCTATTTGGGCTGCTTTCTGCATTTTGCTTTGCTGCGCGCAATGTTACCCAGCAACGTTATATGAGAGGTTATCCTGCTTACCTTACAATTTTTTATCAAGTGATTGTGGTAGGCGTTGTGTTTTTACCGTTCGTTGATGTAAGTGCAGCAGAGCTACTTGAAGAGCCTTCGGGCGATGCACTAAAACTGTTGCTTTTGGGGGTGTTTTTTACGGCGCTGCCACATTCTTTACTCGCCAATAGTTTACGTACCATAAGCGCAAAATCGGTTGCGTTAATAGGTTGTTTGCAACCCGTAATTGGTACGGCTATCGCCTTTATACTTATTCGGGATCAACCGACGGCTCAAGTAGTGGTAGGCGCTATTATTGTATTGTTGGGGGCTGTTTCTGAAACAATAAGACCTCAGCGAGTAGCGTAA
- a CDS encoding acyltransferase yields the protein MFNFLPAPLIGVLCSLFLAVNTIVLCTAVYIPTIIKIIIPLKFVQVFCTKAIIMISELWISINSGWMKLFQRTEWDVEGLDGLSHQGWYMVTSNHQSWVDIFALQHIFNRRIPFLKFFIKKELIWVPFIGVAWWAMDFPFMKRYSKEFLEKHPEMRGKDVETTRKACEKFRYTPVSVINFAEGTRFTEQKRDRQASPYKNLLKPKVGGTALVLDAMGDCISTLLDITIVYPDGIPGFWDFMCGKVKRVSIRINKIEIPQELRVRNNDESDRQRLNIKEWVDDLWVSKDQYISDFNQPK from the coding sequence ATGTTCAACTTTTTACCTGCACCGCTTATTGGTGTTCTTTGCTCGTTATTTTTAGCTGTTAATACGATTGTGCTTTGTACAGCTGTGTATATACCAACCATTATAAAAATCATTATTCCTCTAAAGTTTGTACAAGTGTTTTGTACCAAAGCGATTATTATGATATCTGAGCTTTGGATTAGTATTAATAGCGGATGGATGAAGTTATTTCAGCGCACGGAATGGGATGTTGAGGGGCTTGATGGTTTGAGTCATCAGGGGTGGTATATGGTGACGAGTAATCATCAAAGCTGGGTGGATATTTTTGCATTGCAGCATATTTTTAATAGACGTATTCCTTTTTTGAAGTTTTTTATCAAAAAAGAATTGATCTGGGTACCATTCATTGGTGTGGCTTGGTGGGCGATGGACTTTCCGTTTATGAAGCGCTACAGCAAAGAGTTTTTAGAAAAACACCCTGAAATGCGGGGAAAAGATGTTGAAACAACACGTAAAGCCTGTGAAAAATTCCGCTATACTCCGGTCAGTGTTATTAACTTTGCAGAAGGAACTCGTTTCACAGAGCAAAAAAGAGATCGTCAGGCGTCACCGTATAAGAATTTATTGAAGCCTAAAGTGGGCGGAACAGCGCTAGTGTTAGATGCAATGGGCGACTGTATCTCTACCTTGCTCGATATCACCATTGTGTATCCTGATGGGATACCCGGCTTTTGGGATTTTATGTGTGGCAAGGTTAAGCGAGTGTCTATACGTATTAATAAAATTGAGATTCCGCAAGAGCTAAGGGTTAGAAATAATGACGAGAGTGATCGGCAGAGGTTAAACATTAAAGAGTGGGTTGATGACTTATGGGTGAGTAAAGATCAGTATATTTCTGATTTTAATCAGCCCAAATAA